A DNA window from Aspergillus nidulans FGSC A4 chromosome V contains the following coding sequences:
- a CDS encoding uncharacterized protein (transcript_id=CADANIAT00003734), with amino-acid sequence MDKISVQDLANILVDFLKRFNYNDTARLPSEELKPLYDFVLPYIPYNEKIVRELAEYAHCTFPFLPLEVRQAVALYDTFQMSVDDLPVEQYDSLHDLCVQLSSGETVKHPVWNGFFNSLPILLQYYGPYAQTTLFRGALEFIQATCLERTLFRGFPGSSYPSYVRRMSGQGPVQAAVCFPEAEFPQEQYLPLIASLEAELEYCRLENMTV; translated from the coding sequence ATGGACAAAATCTCGGTTCAAGATCTAGCCAACATCCTGGTCGACTTTCTCAAACGGTTCAACTACAATGATACCGCCCGCCTCCCCTCGGAAGAGCTGAAGCCTTTGTATGACTTCGTCCTTCCGTACATTCCCTACAATGAGAAAATCGTCCGAGAGCTGGCCGAATACGCCCACTGCACGTTCCCGTTCCTTCCGCTCGAGGTGCGCCAAGCCGTGGCCCTTTATGACACGTTCCAGATGTCGGTCGACGACCTGCCAGTCGAGCAATACGACAGTCTCCATGACCTCTGTGTCCAGCTCTCAAGCGGAGAAACAGTAAAACACCCGGTTTGGAATGGATTTTTCAACTCTCTtccaatccttctccaatATTACGGTCCGTACGCGCAGACGACCCTTTTTCGCGGGGCGCTGGAATTCATCCAGGCCACTTGTCTCGAGAGGACGCTGTTCCGCGGATTTCCCGGGTCGTCGTACCCTAGCTATGTCCGGCGCATGAGCGGCCAAGGTCCCGTCCAGGCAGCCGTCTGCTTCCCCGAGGCCGAGTTCCCGCAGGAACAATATTTGCCATTAATTGCGTCGCTGGAGGCGGAGCTGGAATActgtcgactagaaaatatgactgtctaa
- a CDS encoding uncharacterized protein (transcript_id=CADANIAT00003735), translating into MEIQVFHTEGESGSAFERINYPLKEATCTGQSVLDILTDLVNTATGSWVRVRKILEAVGDKRLSDRVGEFFQGYVRHHLYCSRYKLGMVCAESGNQELLRFHQMSLDVVGGSETE; encoded by the exons ATGGAAATACAAGTCTTTCATACTGAGGGG GAAAGCGGTAGCGCATTCGAACGGATCAATTACCCACTCAAGGAGGCGACCTGCACTGGACAGTCCGTTCTGGACATTCTGACCGATTTGGTCAACACCGCGACGGGGTCGTGGGTCAGAGTAAGGAAGATCCTGGAGGCAGTGGGGGACAAGAGGCTGTCTGATCGCGTCGGCGAATTCTTCCAAGGATATGTCCGGCACCACCTTTACTGCAGCCGGTATAAACTCGGGATGGTCTGCGCAGAGTCTGGAAATCAAGAGCTGCTGCGCTTTCACCAGATGAGTCTCGATGTGGTGGGGGGCAG TGAGACGGAATGA
- a CDS encoding carnitine:acyl carnitine antiporter (transcript_id=CADANIAT00003738) produces the protein MSAAESPASDAVQETVKAAETKAVNQTAAQIRSFAAGGVGGVCAVIVGHPFDLVKVRMQTAAQGVYSGAIDVVKKTVAREGLVRGLYAGVSAPLVGVTPMFAVSFWGYDLGKTLVSNLSEVEVKNNTPQYSIAQVSAAGFFSAIPMTLITAPFERVKVLLQIQGQNPPPPGQKPKYSGGVDVVRQLYKEGGIRSVFRGSAMTLARDGPGSAAYFAAYEYIKRSLTPKDANGNATGDLSLPAVLAAGGAAGIAMWIPVFPVDTVKSRLQSAPGKPTISGTIRTVYAAGGFKAFFPGFGPALARAVPANAATFAGVELAHQFMNKLFD, from the exons ATGTCCGCCGCCGAATCGCCCGCCTCCGACGCCGTCCAGGAGACcgtcaaggctgccgagACCAAGGCCGTCAACCAGACTGCGGCTCAAATTCGCTCCTTCGCCGCTGGCGGCGTTGGCGGAGTATGCGCCGTTATTGTCGGCCATCCCTTCGATCTGGTTAAGGTGCGGATGCAGACTGCTGCCCAAGGCGTCTACTCTGGTGCGATCGATGTGGTGAAAAAGACCGTTGCCCGCGAGGGTCTTGTGAGG GGTCTCTATGCTGGTGTTTCTGCTCCGCTAGTTGGCGTCACGCCCATGT TCGCCGTCAGCTTCTGGGGCTATGATCTAGGAAAGACGCTCGTCAGCAACCTTTCCGAAGtcgaggtcaagaacaacaCCCCTCAGTACTCCATTGCCCAGGTTTCTGCCGCTGGGTTCTTCTCCGCTATTCCCATGACCCTCATTACCGCACCCTTTGAGCGCGTAAAAgtcctcctccagatccaAGGCCAGAACCCTCCACCTCCCGGCCAGAAACCCAAGTACTCCGGCGGTGTCGACGTTGTCCGACAGCTGTACAAGGAGGGTGGTATCCGGAGTGTATTCCGCGGGAGCGCTATGACGCTGGCACGTGATGGCCCTGGTTCTGCCGCCTACTTTGCGGCGTACGAGTACATCAAGCGCTCTCTCACACCCAAGGATGCGAACGGCAACGCGACCGGTGATCTCTCATTACCCGCTGTTCTGGCTGCCGGTGGTGCCGCCGGTATTGCTATGTGGATTCCCGTCTTCCCGGTCGACACAGTCAAGTCCCGTCTTCAGAGTGCTCCCGGGAAGCCCACAATCAGCGGCACGATTCGCACGGTCTACGCAGCTGGCGGATTCAAGGCGTTCTTCCCTGGATTTGGACCTGCCTTGGCGCGTGCTGTTCCCGCGAATGCTGCTACCTT CGCGGGTGTCGAGTTGGCCCATCAATTCATGAACAAGCTTTTCGACTAA
- a CDS encoding NAD(P)-dependent alcohol dehydrogenase (transcript_id=CADANIAT00003739) — MSTDYKFEGWLGLDAGSVDGKMQWKEFEPKPWEETDVDIKISHCGICGSDLHTLRSGWGPTNYPCCVGHEIVGTAVRVGSQVKHIKVGDRVGVGAQSESCVGRKGECNECATSNEPYCTKHFAGTYNGVFMNGGKSYGGYALYNRSPAHFAIKIPDAIPSAHAAPMMCGGVTVYSPLKHYGCGPGKTVGIIGIGGLGHFGVLFAKALGADRVVAISRKSDKRADALKLGADEYVATAEDTEWMANNKRSLDLIVCTVSSSKMPINDYVSLLKVDGTMIQVGAPEDGALTIPAFTLIANRVKLGGSLIGSPDTIREMLELAAEKGVKPWVEERPMKDANQAIKDMDAGDARYRYVLVNDH; from the exons ATGTCCACCGACTACAAGTTCGAAGGATGGcttggccttgatgccgGTTCCGTTGATGGCAagatgcagtggaaggaGTTTGAGCCAAAGCCCTGGGAGGAGACCGACGTCGACATCAAGATCTCCCACTGCGGTATTTGCGGTTCAGACCTGCACACTCTGCGCAGCGGATGG GGCCCCACAAACTACCCCTGCTGCGTGGGCCATGAAATCGTCGGTACAGCTGTCCGCGTCGGCTCTCAAGTGAAGCACATCAAAGTTGGCGACCGCGTCGGTGTTGGCGCGCAGAGCGAGTCCTGCGTCGGCCGCAAAGGCGAGTGCAACGAATGCGCAACCTCCAACGAGCCCTACTGCACCAAACACTTCGCCGGGACATACAACGGTGTTTTCATGAACGGAGGCAAGTCCTACGGTGGCTACGCCCTATACAACCGCTCTCCCGCGCACTTCGCCATCAAGATCCCTGACGCTATTCCCTCCGCCCACGCGGCGCCCATGATGTGTGGTGGTGTCACCGTCTACTCCCCGCTTAAGCACTACGGCTGCGGACCTGGAAAGACGGTTGGTATTATTGGAATCGGTGGACTTGGCCACTTTGGTGTCCTTTTCGCTAAAGCCCTCGGTGCGGACCGCGTCGTTGCGATCTCGCGCAAATCGGATAAGCGCGCCGATGCGCTGAAGCTGGGCGCAGACGAGTACGTCGCGACCGCCGAGGATACAGAGTGGATGGCGAACAACAAGCGCTCGCTCGACCTGATTGTTTGCACTGTCTCATCATCCAAGATGCCCATCAACGACTACGTCTCCCTACTCAAGGTCGACGGCACCATGATCCAAGTCGGTGCTCCTGAGGATGGAGCTCTGACTATTCCGGCTTTCACGCTCATTGCCAACCGCGTTAAGCTCGGAGGTTCGTTGATTGGCTCTCCTGACACCATCCGTGAGATGCTGGAGCTTGCCGCGGAGAAGGGTGTCAAGCCCTGGGTGGAGGAGCGGCCCATGAAGGATGCGAACCAGGCCATCAAGGATAtggatgctggtgatgcCCGGTACCGCTATGTTCTGGTCAATGACCACTAA
- a CDS encoding protein CYP58C1 (transcript_id=CADANIAT00003733): MTVAQWMRWEVPLLLIISFYLTRTVYRLFFHPLTRFPGPKITAATGLYEFYHDVVRGGKFLWEIEQMHQVYGPIVRITPWEIHVKDPHFYDEIYTSARKCNKDPNFVGMFGSPTSMIATVDHGHHRFRRGILSSFFSKRSIRDISPLIRRKVQRLMERLAEFYQTDTEVDLSAAFAALTADIISTYSYGESFDFLEDGSFHSEVRDAIMETEKLDHISRLFPVVLTVIRHVPVWAFAIVKPATAVIAGIQKRVAEKSAKALKMTGSSKEEWTMFDALTDPKLPACERTMSRIHDEGMILLSGGTEPTANALTVAAFHMINQKDILTTIREEVRASGRDVKKASLAELEQLPYLTAVVNEALRLSHGLSIRSPRISPTEALTYKSYVIPAGTPVGMSNYFVHMDPSIFPHPASFNPNRWIEASKRGEKLDRFITAFGKGSRQCIGINLGYAELYFALASFATFFDYQLHDTTEENVRVARDRGVPFPEAGHLTCLWRMWPSEGMILKAQISPEFRQCLLIVATRKAYARNGSML, translated from the exons ATGACTGTTGCCCAGTGGATGCGATGGGAGGTGCCATTGTTGCTCATCATATCTTTCTATCTCACCAGAACAGTCTATcgccttttcttccatcctcttACGAGATTCCCCGGCCCAAAAATCACAGCAGCAACCGGTCTGTACGAATTTTACCACGATGTCGTTCGAGGGGGAAAGTTCCTGTGGGAGATTGAGCAAATGCACCAAGTTTACG GGCCTATTGTGCGAATAACTCCTTGGGAGATACACGTCAAAGACCCCCATTTCTACGATGAAATCTACACCTCGGCACGAAAATGCAACAAAGACCCCAACTTCGTCGGCATGTTTGGATCACCAACCTCTATGATCGCAACCGTCGACCATGGACATCACCGGTTCCGTCGGGGAATATTGAGCAGTTTCTTTTCCAAGCGCTCAATCAGAGATATATCACCCCTTATCAGGAGAAAAGTGCAGAGGCTCATGGAGCGGCTCGCGGAGTTCTACCAAACCGACACTGAGGTGGATCTCAGCGCTGCATTTGCGGCCTTGACGGCAGATATAATCTCCACCTACTCCTACGGCGAGAGTTTCGACTTCCTCGAGGACGGGTCGTTCCACAGCGAGGTGCGCGACGCCATTATGGAGACCGAAAAGTTAGATCATATCAGTCGATTGTTTCCAGTCGTGTTGACGGTTATTCGACATGTTCCGGTATGGGCCTTTGCGATTGTTAAACCAGCGACTGCCGTTATTGCGGGAATACAGAAACGAGTAGCGGAGAAGTCTGCTAAGGCGCTCAAAATGACTGGATCAAGCAAGGAAGAATGGACCATGTTCGATGCACTTACTGACCCAAAGCTGCCCGCTTGCGAACGAACGATGTCGAGGATTCATGACGAGGGCATGATCCTCCTTAGTGGCGGCACAGAACCTACGGCTAATGCATTGACAGTTGCCGCGTTCCATATGATCAACCAGAAGGATATTCTAACCACTATACGCGAAGAAGTTCGGGCCAGTGGACGCGATGTTAAGAAAGCGTCTTTGGCTGAACTTGAGCAGTTGCCGTATTTG ACTGCAGTAGTCAACGAGGCCCTCCGCCTCTCTCACGGCCTTTCTATCCGTTCTCCACGAATATCACCTACAGAAGCCCTGACTTATAAAAGCTACGTCATTCCGGCTGGT ACCCCCGTAGGTATGTCCAACTACTTTGTCCACATGGATCCCTCGATTTTCCCACACCCTGCTTCCTTCAACCCGAACCGGTGGATTGAAGCTAGCAAGAGGGGAGAGAAACTTGACCGATTCATCACCGCGTTTGGGAAAGGAAGTCGGCAATGCATTGGTATCAA TCTCGGCTACGCAGAGCTTTACTTCGCCCTCGCCTCCTTCGCAACGTTCTTTGACTACCAGTTGCATGACACTACGGAGGAGAATGTCCGCGTTGCGAGGGATCGGGGTGTCCCATTCCCTGAAGCTGGACATTTGACG
- a CDS encoding uncharacterized protein (transcript_id=CADANIAT00003737), whose protein sequence is MNFSWLATLALIGTAMAAGKTLPAGAPCTKDGKMGVCESGVCIQDVNADKGHCK, encoded by the exons ATGAACTTCTCCTGGCTCGCCACCCTCGCTCTCATTGGCACTGCCATGGCCGCTGGAAAGACT CTCCCGGCCGGTGCTCCTTGCACTAAGGATGGAAAGATGGGCGTCTGCGAGTCTGGTGTTTGCATC CAAGACGTCAACGCCGACAAGGGCCACTGCAAATAA
- a CDS encoding CFEM domain-containing protein (transcript_id=CADANIAT00003736) yields MKSFTLPMAVLATLSVARAEISVSECANMCLSNMLAMSQELGCDDGDLECLCGTPDYRYGIRDCTTEACPGDNANDVLQAVLDECPGQSGSDLTLTPDPTSTQTASGTATGTGTESATSSAGAGDNGSSTIYGDDASTIVGGGSSTVVGGGTSTIVGGGTSTILGDDTTSVIGDDSTTVVANGATTVIGAVTTTGANGETTTTETTSTGGSSTGPSSTGSPSPTQSPSGSPSPTTTTLVTSTSSSTSSDDQGTAASNTSTNSDGSQTSTGSDSGSNAEATDAPTNAAPRIAFPTGAAGALGLAALMVL; encoded by the exons ATGAAGTCCTTTACCCTTCCTATGGCCGTCCTGGCCACTCTCAGCGTCGCCCGCGCTGAGATCTCCGTCAGCGAGTGTGCC AACATGTGTCTTAGCAACATGCTTGCCATGTCTCAAGAGCTCGGCTGCGATGATGGTGATTTGGAATGTCTCTGCGGAACTCCCGACTACCGATACGGCATTCGTGACTGCACTACCGAGGCCTGCCCCGGTGATAATGCCAATGATGTCCTTCAGGCCGTTCTTGACGAGTGCCCAG GCCAGTCAGGCAGTGACCTTACCCTGACTCCCGATCCTACTTCTACCCAGACCGCGTCTGGCACTGCCACTGGCACTGGTACTGAAAGCGCCACTTCCTCTGCCGGCGCTGGCGATAACGGTTCGTCGACTATCTATGGTGACGATGCCTCGACTATCGTCGGCGGCGGTTCCTCGACCGTCGTTGGCGGCGGTACCTCGACCATTGTTGGCGGCGGCACCTCCACTATCCTCGGAGACGACACTACTAGCGTGATTGGCGACGACTCTACGACGGTGGTTGCTAACGGCGCCACAACCGTTATCGGCGCTGTCACCACTACTGGTGCCAATGGTGAGACGACTACCACTGAGACTACTTCGACCGGCGGAAGCTCTACCGGTCCTTCTAGCACcggatctccttctcctACTCAG TCTCCTAGCGGTTCTCCTTCCCCTACCACGACTACACTGGTTACTTCTACTAGCAGCTCGACCTCCTCCGACGATCAGGGAACCGCTGCTTCCAacacttccaccaacagTGATGGCAGCCAGACTTCCACTGGTAGCGACTCTGGATCTAATGCCGAGGCTACAGACGCCCCCACCAACGCTGCTCCCCGCATCGCTTTCCCTAccggcgctgctggtgcaCTCGGTCTTGCAGCCCTCATGGTTCTGTAA
- a CDS encoding zinc-binding alcohol dehydrogenase family protein (transcript_id=CADANIAT00003740) has protein sequence MKEAIVPKGLLITIWPDPVDYEYNHNNSDEKVSDRKLPEWLDQAGNQGDDIAGIVEAVGDNVTEFKPGDRVMAFHEMTKPGGSYAEYALAWQHTTAHLPKHISFEEAATIPLAALTSVSALYHHLQLPTPWSPAASSIPLVIYGGASAIGAFAIQLARKSNIHPIIAIAGRSAPFVEGLIDRSKGDTIIDYRQGDEAVISGIKDALNGAELFHTYDCVSEGSSFVNLGKVVAPGGKIVTVLPFQDYPGVPEHVQVIKNSVGCVHQDQKDLGYVYFRYLAKGLQDGWFKPHPHQVVPGGLGGLETALCNLRDGKASATKYVVRIGETSGL, from the exons ATGAAGGAAGCTATTGTCCCCAAAGGACT GCTTATCACCATCTGGCCTGACCCAGTTGATTATGAATACAATCATAACAATTCTGACGAGAAGGTCTCGGATAGGAAACTCCCAGAATGGCTGGACCAGGCCGGTAATCAGGGCGATGACATTGCCGGCATTGTCGAGGCTGTCGGTGACAATGTGACCGAGTTCAAGCCCGGAGACCGTGTCATGGCCTTCCACGAGATGACCAAGCCAGGCGGCAGTTATGCCGAGTATGCTCTCGCCTGGCAGCATACTACCGCGCACCTTCCGAAGCATATCTCATTCGAGG AGGCGGCCACCATCCCGCTGGCGGCTTTGACCTCCGTATCTGCTCTGtaccaccacctccagctccccaCCCCTTGGAGTCCGGCCGCATCATCTATCCCGCTGGTAATCTACGGTGGCGCGTCAGCAATTGGCGCCTTTGCCATCCAGCTTGCCCGCAAGAGTAATATCCACCCgatcatcgccattgccggcCGCAGCGCGCCATTCGTTGAGGGCCTGATTGATCGATCCAAGGGAGACACCATCATCGACTACCGCCAGGGCGATGAGGCCGTTATCTCCGGTATCAAGGACGCATTGAATGGCGCCGAGCTCTTCCACACATATGACTGTGTCAGCGAGGGGTCCAGCTTTGTTAATCTGGGTAAGGTGGTTGCGCCTGGCGGGAAGATTGTCACCGTCCTTCCGTTCCAGGATTACCCTGGCGTTCCGGAGCACGTCCAGGTGATCAAGAACTCGGTTGGTTGTGTCCATCAGGATCAGAAGGATCTGGGCTACGTCTACTTCCGGTACCTTGCTAAGGGCCTTCAGGACGGTTGGTTCAAGCCTCATCCGCATCAGGTTGTGCCCGGTGGTCTCGGAGGGTTGGAGACGGCGCTGTGCAATCTGAGAGATGGCAAAGCTAGTGCTACCAAGTATGTTGTTCGCATTGGGGAGACTTCCGGCCTTTGA